A stretch of the Rhinoderma darwinii isolate aRhiDar2 chromosome 3, aRhiDar2.hap1, whole genome shotgun sequence genome encodes the following:
- the LOC142748215 gene encoding uncharacterized protein LOC142748215, producing the protein MPRQMDVGKLIRLVQERPEVWNTHAESYHDRTLKEAAWEQIAEALFEQEWADSRTRDRLQIVDDVKRRWRSSRDQFRREHGSGARSGDGGPQKRRYMYYDQLLFLREIMDMRPTSDTLDASEEEARPQCSQASQSAAPLVALTPEATREDPGPVASAPEAGQPDQVAPRQAAPRRRRPGNPPAAAQVDARVLEYLRRAADEDQHDFFCRSMAPLMRRVPEDRLVRLQINMLSLIDCATPPLSPGRCFTSLEHWRSVYMPSARAHVPRPSQPAPVFSQMAQYPPAPRYLSPAPMPGPVHHFPQYSIPGPSLQAHMQPQGYHPQYQPQYAVQEQAPQGRGQQSGAERSGYSSPTHAYQNL; encoded by the exons ATGCCTCGGCAGATGGATGTTGGGAAGCTCATTAGGTTAGTTCAGGAGCGGccggaggtctggaacacccatgcggagtcgtaccatgaccgcacattgaaggaggcagcatgggagcagatagcagaggcgctatttgagcaggagtgggccgacagccgcacccgtgaccggctacaaattg tggacgatgtaaagagacggtggcgcagCTCGAGGGACCAGTTCCGTCGAGAACATGGATCCGGCGCCCGTAGCGGAGATGGTGGTCCCCAAAAACGGCGCTACATGTACTACGAccagctgttgttcctgcgggaaataatggacatgcgacc aactagcgacactctggatgcttcagaagaggaggcacggcccCAGTGTAGCCAGGCGTCCCAATCCGCTGCTCCCCTGGTCGCCCTCACCCCGGAGGCCACTAGAGAGGATCCTGgtccagtcgcctcagcgcctgaagcaggacaaccggaccaagtggcacctagacaagcagcaccccgccgcagacgtCCTGGTAACCCACCCGCAGCTGCACAGGTGGACGCCCGTGTTCTTGAGTACCTGCGCCGTGCAGCCGATGAGGACCAGCATGATTTTTTTTGCCGGAGCATggcacctttgatgcggcgggtacCAGAGGATAGGTTGGTGCGGCTGCAAATAAATATGCTGTCGCTAATCGACTGTGCGACACCCCCGCTAAGTCCAGGCCGGTGCTTTACTTCTCTGGAGCACTGGCGTAGTGTATATATGCCCTCAGCGCGTGCCCATGTGCCAAggccctcccaacctgcccccgtcttctcgcagatggcgcaataccctcctgccccaagatacctctcccctgccCCAATGCCTGGGCCAGTCCATCACTTTCCTCAATACTCCATACCTGGGCCAAGTTTACAGGCTCACATGCAGCCTCAGGGTTACCACCCGCAGTATCAACCCCAATATGCTGTGCAGGAACAGGCTCCTCAGGGCCGGGGACAGCAGAGTGGTGCGGAACGGTCGGGTTACAGCTCGCCGACCCATGCCTATCAGAATCTTTAG